The Capsicum annuum cultivar UCD-10X-F1 chromosome 1, UCD10Xv1.1, whole genome shotgun sequence sequence ATAttaatctacccacaattttatacagagataatgcaacatacataacacatcttaagggagaattcataaaaggagatagaacgaagcacattttgccaaagattttctacatacatgagctacaaaagaatggtgatattaacgtgcaacagattcgttcaagtgacaatgtgactgatttattcaccaaatcttctccaattgtaactttcaagaagatgctgcacaagattgggatgcatAGACTTaagaatgttctcattaggggaagTTGATacatgttgtactctttttcccttacgaggttttgttccattgggtttttcttgtaaggtttttaatgagacaacctatatgcgtattgttagagatgtgtactctttttccttcattattatttttttctcactagattttttctattaaggttttaacgaggcacattatctctatattttttctagtaaggttttaacgaggcacattatctatctagacattcaagagggagtgttataaatgtatttacattaaagtgaatgtctatcaagatcttataagatctagttgatatctatcaggatttgaagtatttgtcttttagttagaaactaggagtattttttcctataaatataggggttttattcattgtattctcaatcatatgatctctcatccctcatgagaaataaagaagcctctcctcttctctctatttattcttcttgttcttgcttttatatttcataacgtcttgcaatttttttggttattttgacataatgcataaatatgtcctttaatttgattttaattgaGTGAAGATATGTTTTTCCCCCTGAATTtgtccgctcaacttactttagcactaaaacttaacttctgtttatttacccctcttaatatctttaaagtgtattaaaatCCCCCCTTAACTGTCCGTGTGTAAACAAGTGCGGTTGGGCGCGTTAAAAcatcttttttctctatttaatttcttttaaatacccgtataaagaaaaaaagtatgtatttgaaaaaaaaaaaattactaatattatatttaaaatataatagaaattttttaaaaaaaattaaaaaatggataccttttattctttcttctccaaaacatcaacaacaacaacaacactcaaattcctccattaacaacctcaaatccattctccaccaacactcttcttcaatttttttttcactttcctccattaccAACACCAAAGAACAACCACAAAgatactaaattaaaaaaaatttctccattGAATACCGTCTCAAACTTCAAACCAACTCCCTCAAAATTTGgacaaaaattgaattaaattgatgattgTATCTTTAAACCACTTATCATCAATGagatttctttcaatttttttgttaataagataatttttgaattacttttttaaattcaaaacttaaaccaaaaataataaaaaaaaatatcgtacactcaatagaagaaaaacctgcTGCCAAGCAGCAAACTATTTCTACAACGACGGAACCAAAACTTAGCGATGCTCCTCACACCACATCTGGTTCTCTCAATAGTGAAGTAGTGAATGAATTAGATGATGGTCTATTTGCAGGGGTGGGGTTGcgggggagggggaggggttatttttgtgtttgaacAAAAAAGAAAGGGGGCTGGAAGGGGAGAAAGAGTGAGGGGTGGGGGGCGAGGGGACCTATTTGCCGGGGAGAGGTTGCGGAGGGAGGAGTAGgactgggcatattttggtttaaactaAAAAAACTGGAAATTCAAACCGAAATTTTAATTTCggtttggttttttggttttgtttcgattttcaatttttgaaattcgaTAAacagtttgaatttttttttttcaaaaaaataattcagaTAAACCGATTAActgaaattctataaataattaataatatatatattttattatatatataatatatataatagcAACCCTAATAACTAATAAGTAATAGCATGCCACATACAACTAACAACAAGCATCAGTCCAATAGTAGAACAATTGATCGAACCATAGACCGCCGACGAGATTGTCATCTATACAACAACACCAGAGCTTGCGACCAGACGACCATTGTAGGCTGCAGCCTGCAGTGCCGACTGTGGTCTTTTAGGCAGTGACCACTCTTCCGAGTTCTGACTACTTATGCAAACTTATGCATAAtgaagttatatattatgttaaacttatggttgtatcatttagtttcatccatgttgagttatttatatctgaaaatgaaaaataggtttgaattatttttttcttaaaaaatcattaattttaaatgtccagtcataacaaagagaggttcactactttaatcttcaaaactgaaataaaaattcgaaataaccGAACCAAATTTGTAGAAATCGAACcgaatttatttcggtttgatTACGATTGTCATTTTTGTGaatctgaaaataaaaaaactgaacCGATATTAAACTATCAAATCGAACAAATCAAATGCCCAGCCCTAGGGAGGAGGGAGCTGGAAGAGGAAGGAAGGGGgtctgaagaagaagaaaagtgggGTGGGgggcattttttatttaatatatatatataatattatttaaatataaatatatatatatatatatattatttaatatatatatttaaaaaatgtttatatatatatttttttacttttttttaaaaaaaatacataaaaatagtatgtgtgtgaaattatttttttaaaataaattataatttcttacatgACAATGCCATGACATTGACGTGGCGCTGATGTGTgatgagtgtaacacactctctgtTGTGAGAGTGATATTATACGTTAAGGGGAAattttaatacactttaaagatgttaagggaggtaaataaacggaagttaagtttaagtgctaaagtaagttgagcggacaagttcagAGGAAAAACATGTCTtcacttattttaattaatatctatattttctaattttgggtgtgcacaagtagacaaTTAATCTTGTATAAAGtcgaacaagtagacacatacgtCTTACATGACGTTCTACATGGTGTCTTACGCAAATTGCCATAAAGGATGTGTGAGTTTATTTGTTCAATTTCATACAATTTTAAATGTCTACTTATCACACGTAAAATCAGAGAATATGATACCAGTGGAGGCCAAGTTAAAAGACCCATTAAAAAGCACATTTTTTAACACATTTAGGTctcatttggccatgaaaattataattttttggagttgctTTTATGTTTGGTtgtgaatataaattaaagttgtttttgaaattttatgaaagaagtatgagtgaaaaaagtaaaaataaatttttacttgtGTTCACTTTTTCGAATACAATTccaaaattgtatttgaaattttcatgaccaaacacttaccgttttcacttttttcactaaagtaaaataatttttttaagaaaatataaaaacttttcATGACCAAACAGTTACTTAATaactacataaaaataatataagttaTCATTTCTCTTCTATATAATAAAGAAAGTACTCCATATTAGTAGTATTTTATATAAAATCTCAAAGGTATAAATAAGTTTGTTCATCTTTACTTATTCatgttactaaaaataaataatttaataatatttatttaatttaaaaaattaattaaaaatttgtgcattttatttgtgatattaaatattattcgttaatttatatattttttagattgttaaatttattatattaaaaatatgatatagtaaaattatttttattatttattactttttaaatgtAATTTATAAGTGGATAGATAGAAATGGACGACAAACTACATTTCCATTGATGCAGCCCCTCTCTTCTTAACTAAGCTGGCTCAAATTAAAAGTTAACGACAGTAACTTCAATAAGTTGTTTATGCCACCTAGGTGTCATAAATGCATCTCTTTATTTTAGTGTCCATTTCATCTGTCCCAaaaattcttcatatttttatatgCAACTTTTGATTTCGTAATTTTTATCTCTTTTGATTTTTGGAGAAGATAGAGTTTAATAATTTCatttgtttatgtatatgaacttGTATTATTTAATCTTTATATTCTATTATGGCCTGCACGACTTTATTCACCTGAATTTCAATTTCCATTTGCAGCATCAAAATTTTAGTACTAGTATATCAGACCtgtttttatctctttttctttaatatattGCTTTGTCTTTTTGTGATCTTCCAAGTAAAGTCAACCTCCcttgaattaaaaagaaaaaaaaaaaacacagaaAACTATAGTTGTTTCTCCCCACTTCACCTCCTCTTTCTTCGTTCTTTTGGTTATTTTCAAACCCCATTTCAGAAAAATCTTGAAAGTATCAGCTATGTGAGTAATGTTTTAACCAaagtttgcatttttattttatttagtaagTTATAAGTTATAAGCATTATCtgtattttctgaaatagaagtTCTTGAAAATGGTAAAAACTCAATCTTGTTACCATTTTGGTATTTTCTTGGATTCTGCATTGTGTATTGAAGATTTGTAGGTATTTTGGCTACCATGGAGTTCAAGAAAGTGAAGACTGTAAGGTAAATTTTCAAGTGTATTTTCTGTTTGTcacttttgttcttttttttttttttattaatattttgaggattttattagGTTTTACAATGATGGGAAACAGAATCTTGAAAGTTCATGGGACAAGAATGAGAACCATATTCTTGAAAAGCAAATACCTTTGTATTCTGGAAATGTTGACAAGGTTGGAGCTAGTAAGGCTCCTAAATTTGGAAAGTTTAAGGTTTTCCCCGAAAATTATGTACCTGGGAAAAAGAAAATTCTTGATCCAGGGAGTGAAATTGTTATACAATGGAATAGGGTGTTCTTGTTTTCTTGTTTGTTGGCTCTATTCATGGATCCATTGTTTTTTTACCTACCATCAGTGGTAAATAAAGGGAAGTCATCATGTATGTCAATTGACTTGAATCTTGGGATTATTGTGACATGTTTTAGGACAGTGGCCGATATTTTCTATCTGTTCCATGTGATTATTAAGTTCAGGACTGCTTATGTTTCAAGAAGTTCAAGGGTGTTTGGAAGGGGTGAACTTGTTATGGATAAGAAATTGATTGCAAGGAGGTACTTGAAGTCTGAATTCTTCATTGATGCTATTGCAGCTCTGCCTCTTCCTCAGGTACTTTAGGATCTGCTTCATTGGTAAATTAGCTCAAAATCCGTCAATGCCTTGAACAGATAATCATTTTTCAAGAATGAAGCTTTAGTTTGCTTTTTGTATAGTCCTTTGTTTTCATAGGATCGAGTCGAGGGTCCTCCAAAAACAGCCTGTCTACCTCCATGAGGTAGGGTAAGGTCTGTTTATACTCTACCCTTCCCGAACCCCACTTTTGGGATTTCACTggctatgttgttgttgatttgttTCATAAGATTGTAAAACAAATACCATGAATTAGGCCAGTAAAACATATCTTGATTAGTGGAAAATAGCTGTTAGTCTGATTGTTTTGTGCattttaaacatatttatcaAAAAGCTATTTTTCTAGATGGAGAAATGGTCTTTTcctaaaaagttcacatttcagagaatttttactttttgtgcTAGTAAATTGTGTTATGGTTAGTCACTAATATTATTTTCGTCGGAAGATATTTATACTTGTTTCCTGCAATTCACAGaatttctttgaacaaagtcagcTATGCAACTTTGTGGTTGTTCTTTTGAACTATTACAATGGATGTTGATGCTAATTATTATAGGCGTAGGAAATAATTACATTACAAGTAATGATAGATCAATTAGCAATTTAGTGTTGGAGTATAATCCATCTTCATGTTCAAAAAGGAGAGAAATACTCGTGAATTTATCTGCCCTTTTCTTTTGCAGATTGTAATATGGTTCATCATACCAGCAATTAGAAGTTCTCATTCCGATCATACCAAcaatgctcttgtactaatagtTCTGCTGCAATACCTGCCAAGACTCTATCTGATATTCCCATTGAGTGCTCAAATTATTAAAGCTGCTGGGGTTGTTACAAAAACTGCTTGGGCAGGGGCTGCTTACAATTTACTACTCTACATGTTGGCGAGTCACGTAAGTTTTGTCCTACTAACTCACATCTTCACCTTAAATTTATGTATAGTTTCTAGTTCTTTATACAGATAGCAAACTTTTTGAAGTCCTTGATACTGTTGATAGTGAATTAGGCTGTTTATTGTAGGTCCTGGGTGCTTCCTGGTATTTATTGTCAATCGAGAGGTATGCTACATGCTGGAAAATAGCTTGCGAAAAGGAGCTTAGTCCAATACAATGCTCCAGCCGTTTTCTCGACTGTGGTACTGTAGACCATGCAGACAGGGTAACATGGTTAAACAACACACAAGTTTTCAGCAACTGCTATCCTTCTAATTCAACCATTTTCGACTTTGGAATATTTGCTAATGCAGTTACAAACAATGTTGTCTCATCTAAGTTCCTTGAGAAGTACTTGTACTGCTTGTGGTGGGGTTTACAAAATTTAAGGTAGGGTTTCCAATAGTACCAAGGCTACTATGATCTTTGATAATCAAGTCAATTCTTTAATATCAGTTGCATTCTTAGATACCTCAAAAGTCCGAAAACCAAAATGGCTTTCGGTATAGGGTGTATGAGGTGTTATCCAGAGAATAGTGATCTCAGCGTTTATATTAAATAGTCATGTGAATAACTCTTCTTGAGTATATACTATTTGGTAATTATAATTATCTGAAAATCTGCTACTTGCGGCATCATTGCGAGGGATATTGAGATTGAGCCTCTTGTTTTCTGATCTTTTTGCAGTTCTTATGGTCAAAACTTGGACACAAGCACATATATATGGGAAACTTCATTTGCCATTCTTATTGCTATTTTTGGGCTAGTCCTGTTTGCTCATTTGATTGGAAACATGCAGGTATGAGTGGCAAATATTGTCTTAGTTTCCCATATGAAATCTTCATAGATTACTCCTTTGGATTTCGGTGAATATTGgattctctttcttttgattCTTTCTGGTTAACGTAGATTTGGACCAGTGATTTTTGTAAGTTGTAGGATTTTAATTTGGTCCTTCTGATAAACCATATCATCTGAGCTTCTAGTGTTTCATTGCTTTTGCAACTTCTTTTTTCTACTTCTATCTTGTGAACTTGTACatttcatttttctcaagatCTTCAAACTCCGTGTGtaatttctcccttttatttaaTGTAGACATACTTACAATCTATCACTGTGAGGCTTGAAGAATGGAGACTCAAGCGACGAGATACTGAAGAATGGATGAAGCATCGCCAACTCCCTCAGGATCTACAAGAACGTGTTAGACGTTTTGTACAGTACAAGTGGCTTGCCACTCGAGGAGTAGATGAAGAATCTATCTTGCAAGCTTTACCTTCAGACCTTCGTCGTGACATCCAACGCCACCTATGTTTAGACCTTGTTAGGCGTGTAAGTCATTTTCTGTGTGTTTTCTCATTGCACCCCAAATTAGTAATatcattaatttatttgaaatgatgTGAAGTACTTGTTTTCTGGTACTTTGTTAATATCAAACAAGTCAAATGCATTATTCTTTCTGCTTTGATTCGCTTGGGTCGTTCTTTTTTGCAGGTTCCCTTcttctcgcaaatggatgatcAACTGCTTGATGCCATATGTGAACGTCTTGTTTCGTCGTTAAGTACTCAAGGAACATACATTGTACGTGAGGGTGATCCAGTAACTGAAATGCTGTTTGTTATTAGAGGAACATTAGAGAGCTCAACCACAAATGGAGGCCGGACAGGCTTCTTCAACTCCATTACTTTGAGGCCAGGTGACTTTTGTGGCGAGGAACTTCTTGCCTGGGCATTGTTGCCAAGATCCACTCTTAACTTGCCTTCATCGACAAGAACAGTGAGAGCCTTGTCAGAAGTAGAAGCTTTTGCTTTACGTGCAGAGGATCTCAAGTTTGTAGCCAATCAATTCAGGCGTCTTCATAGTAAGAAGCTACAGCATACATTCCGTTATTACTCTCACCACTGGAGAACTTGGGCTGCCTGTTTTGTTCAAGCTGCTTGGCGTCGCTTCAAGAGGAGAAAGCTAGCCAAAGACCtttatagaagtgagtccttgcCTTATGCTCCCGAGGACGACCATTCAGCATATGAAAGTGAATGTGAACACGAAGATGATCAACAAATGAAGGCTATACCAACAAACTCTTCAAATGTAAAGCAAAACCTTGGAGTTACAATATTGGCATCAAGATTTGCTGCACAGACAAGGAGAGGAGTTCAGAAGATGAAGGATATGGACATGCCTAAGTTACAGAAGCCCGAGGAGCCTGACTTTTCAACTGAGCCAGATGACGACTAGCTCAACTTATGCCCGACTTGAAGACCATCTCTCACAGGTGAAATTATGCAGGACCAAAAGAGCAATATAAAGACATAGTAAAGTGAGTTTAAAGAACTTTCTTCAAGTTTAAATACGAAAAAGGAAACCGGGACAGGTTGTGCTGCTgttgattatataattataatcATCAATAGACTCTACTTGTAAGTAAAAAATTGGTGAAGGGAAATTAGGTACCTTGAGAAGACTTTAACAGCATTTGTAGGTCAGTGTTTG is a genomic window containing:
- the LOC107872019 gene encoding probable cyclic nucleotide-gated ion channel 14, which produces MEFKKVKTVRFYNDGKQNLESSWDKNENHILEKQIPLYSGNVDKVGASKAPKFGKFKVFPENYVPGKKKILDPGSEIVIQWNRVFLFSCLLALFMDPLFFYLPSVVNKGKSSCMSIDLNLGIIVTCFRTVADIFYLFHVIIKFRTAYVSRSSRVFGRGELVMDKKLIARRYLKSEFFIDAIAALPLPQIVIWFIIPAIRSSHSDHTNNALVLIVLLQYLPRLYLIFPLSAQIIKAAGVVTKTAWAGAAYNLLLYMLASHVLGASWYLLSIERYATCWKIACEKELSPIQCSSRFLDCGTVDHADRVTWLNNTQVFSNCYPSNSTIFDFGIFANAVTNNVVSSKFLEKYLYCLWWGLQNLSSYGQNLDTSTYIWETSFAILIAIFGLVLFAHLIGNMQTYLQSITVRLEEWRLKRRDTEEWMKHRQLPQDLQERVRRFVQYKWLATRGVDEESILQALPSDLRRDIQRHLCLDLVRRVPFFSQMDDQLLDAICERLVSSLSTQGTYIVREGDPVTEMLFVIRGTLESSTTNGGRTGFFNSITLRPGDFCGEELLAWALLPRSTLNLPSSTRTVRALSEVEAFALRAEDLKFVANQFRRLHSKKLQHTFRYYSHHWRTWAACFVQAAWRRFKRRKLAKDLYRSESLPYAPEDDHSAYESECEHEDDQQMKAIPTNSSNVKQNLGVTILASRFAAQTRRGVQKMKDMDMPKLQKPEEPDFSTEPDDD